Part of the Mytilus galloprovincialis chromosome 14, xbMytGall1.hap1.1, whole genome shotgun sequence genome is shown below.
TATCCCTTTGTCGGGCATTGAGAATAACAGAACGTGTGTAAATTTCATATCTTTGTGTACGTGGTGTTTTAATTACATCAGCAAGAATACAGAATCAAGTCAAAAGGCTCAtcttattttacatttcaaatctTATGATGAAAGAAATGACCTGTCTAATATTATAGTTAATGTACAGGAGACTTTAGAAGAATTTTTTCCCGCACTGAttagacataggaagatgtgatatgagtgccaatgagacaactctccatccaaataacaattcattAAAGTAataccctagtcccactaggccacgatcgcactacgatttgtgaaaaaaatgcaaattttgatggtCGTaatgcgatcgtgtagatcgcagtaaggtcgtatcacggtcgtggtgaggtcttcaagatcgtgaagagcgtggccaactttgaacatgttcaaaacaatcgtggtgcggtcgtggcgaaatcaggtcgtagtagaagcgtagtgagagcgcactaaggtcgtagtaagatcgcaaaggtcgctgtacaatcgtagcgagagcgtagcgaaagcgtgattctattcggagagactacgctacgatcgcacagcgacgttatcacgacctcactacgaccatcacgttctcactgcgacccaactacgcttcctctacgacttttataaattgttacttggatggagagttgtctcattggcactcataccacatcttcctatatatattgatacatctatgtcatctctgttatcgttcactaaaatatcgtcattgagcttcatggaccagcaataggttgtaatttaggttggattggtcggtccgacatctctgcttgatcaggattcgttactttgctccctctgcctctacatcaactcctaccactatgcccacgtgttctggtagattttggtggcatgactgtattgtttccgagaaatctacgatttaatcagaaatagaaggaattgaactgtattgatatggaacacgatgttgacgttattgctgagaacgtagtaagatcgcgctatgagtatgaacgtagtataatcgtggtaagaacgtgtaataatcgcagtaagatcgttttgcaatcggataactcgtggtatggtcgtagtgagaacgtgaagagcgtagaaagatcttgataagcgtagtgaggtcgcagaataagcgcggtgagaacgtggtataatcgtagcgggatctttgtagaagtgtagagaggacgtagtagcatcgtgaaagcaacgaaaatttacattttcatgccgctcataccgcgacctcaccacgatctaaatttattttagatcgcggtgagcgtggtgcgatcgtggtctagtgggactggggcatAAACCATTATACTagtaggtcaaggtacggccgtCAAAAccgagcctaggctcacaccaaacagcaagctagaaagggccccaaaatttactagtgtaaaaccattcagacgggaaaaccaacggtctaatctatataaaaacgagaaacgagaaacacgtatgaactacataaacagacgacaactaagACACTGACTAAGCCCACTCTGagagtacattttttttttgtactgtgTCACATTTTGTTATCCATGGTCTTTTACAGCTTAATACTGAATTGGTTTTACatgtacccggccacgtctacttatatttttatccatctgatgagttaaaggattttccaactgatttttatagttcgttctgatgttgtactgttataccactgtcccaggttagtggaGGTTTGAAATCCcgcgaacatgtttaaccccgccacattatgtatgtctgtgcctgtcccaagtcaggtgcctgtaattcagtggttgtcgtttgtttatgtgatacatatttgtttttcgttccttttttttgTACACAggtaaggccgttagttttctcgtttgaatagttttacattgtcatttcggctcattgttgtaggccgtacgttgacctataattgttaatttgtgtcattttggtctcttgtggagagttgtctcattggcaatcataccgcatctttttttttataattactatAAGTTAGTTACattatttccttttttgttttgGTGGTTAGTTCCAAATTGTCTCTTTGAGAATAGCGCCGcatcttttttaaaatgaaaatattccagttgtacaaatgtatattatgtCTAAAAACGACCAGATCTTATCAGCTGAAGCTTCGCATGCTCACTTTTGGTGGCAACATTATTCTGATTACAAGGATTAAAACCAGAtgtgtttaaaattgagaaatgggggaatgtatcaaagagacaacaacccgacaacagcagaaggtcacctacaggtcttcaatgtgcacagcgagaaattcccgcacccggaagcatACCTGTTGTCATTTTACAAAACGAGGAATCATTATGGTTCAGATGGTGTGAAACTATTAGCACCACGACCTGTGTATTTGCCTGCCTAAAGTCAGAAAGCTCATCTATCGTAAATCTTTAGTTGCTGTCAGATGCTTGATATCACAATGTAGTGATTGGATTTATTTCGTATAGACGCTGGTCTATTCCGGCTGAAAACCTCTAAAAGACTTTAAGCGTTTCGTGTCGTTGCAGTTGTTTTTGATGGGGTCCCTTTGTCTAGTATCTTCTGTTGACTCTGCAGTTTTTTAGTGATCTAATCATTTTGGTcgcttttcatgtttttcaaagTTTCTATTGACTTTTGATTGTCTCTTTGGTACAataaagcaaaatcacaaaaatactgaacttcgatgaaaattcaaaacggaaagaccctaatcaaatgacaaaaccaaaagctTCCATACCTTaaaagaatggataacagctgttcctgacttagtacaggcattttcttaaaagaaaatggtggattaaacctgtttttatagctagctaaactctcacttgtatgaatgAATCTTCCCTCTCTTGTATTTATAAACTCATCTAATGTTTAGTAAAAGGCCACAATTACAaaaattttggtttgcccaaaccctacccaaaggttgagacagtgggtaggtaggtaggcattttctttttttttcaaaaagagaaattgaagtatcgggtgtttattagtcttcatgcctatctgttaaaaaaaaccttcttcaaatcaggacaataaaagaatttgagtaggcagcttttttctgggtaggtagcgttttggcaaacaaacctattctttttttatggccTAGCAGAAATATTTTGAGAATGATGATAATCATTTGTTGGATAGTTGATAATTTTGgcaggaaaaaaaaaataaactaaacacCATGTTTAAATTTAGTTGCTATAACAATAAAAATTTATTCCATTCCCAGACACACACTATCTTCAACCATTCACGCATATCTTCAAAACAACATTCATTGCGCATGCTTAAAATGCGTTTgacaaataacattaaaaataaaatctaaacaTTTTAAACACTTTCCCTGCAGTTCCTGTAACCATAGTAACGTATAAACAATTAAGAACAATATATAGTCCTCCTAGTTTGTAACATAGGCACAGATGCATATGGAATGCATTAAATATGGAGGATAATCACGTGACTACATAATCGGGTATCTACTACGAGATCTCGCGAGAGAGGTCAATGCCATTACAGCGCTGATTTCTTTCAAGTGAATATCGTCTTGATTcctgaaaaagaagaaaaactagGTTAAAATAAGGCCACTATTTGCATAAAATACCTTTACTTTTTGTACTGAGTATACTAGGGGTCATAGAAACACTGGTACTATTTAGGAGTACCTGAGTTCAGCTCCGTTTTAAGACAGCTTTGTGTTattaattttcatgttttctatgttgttttgtcTTTCATTCGTTCTTAGTTTTAACCAAaatttgtattctgttatttgATTCATTGTTTTCTACTGTGTCTTTGGTTAATATCCTCCGCTTCTTTTTATACGTGACATTTAAATTGtcttgttgtttattatttttaaggaTAATATTGTCTCAAGTTTAATAACTGATTTGACTTTTGGTAACAAATcaatgagggtttggatgggataccttcatttctgtattctctatcttaaaagacaattttctctattctttatattcaaaCACCCCATAACAAATTCTCTATTCcttatttgttttctaattttCACTAttattttaccccccccccccttttttttttattctgcacCTATTGTCCAGTATTATTTATTCTACGAACCCCACCTAGACTATGATCAGTTGACAAAAGAAAGGAATTAGTTGATGTAGATTTCCGGTCGAATAATGAACTATAATTACCCACAATGCCTTCCAATCAAATAAGGTGATATTAGTACATGTACCTACACATTATAGTCATGATTTAATAATACAGCTGTGTAGGTGTTTCAGCTGACcttttgttatatttatcttaTTTCTCTCTTTTATAGACATTGACTTCTTTTGTAGAAAttaatgacgtcataaataattatatatattaccTGCCATGTACGTCCCCTGAGATGCGCCGACGCCTCGCTGCAGATTCCAACTCATCTGAATTGTCTGAAACTAGAAAGATAAGGGAATTCAAATGATGCATACATTAATTTTCTGTTTCAGTAGTAAGgtttttattatatacatgtatataaagaagatgtggtatgattgccaatgagacaactctcaaccagagaccgAAAGATAGCAGCTATAaatcaccgtaaggccttcaacaatgagcaacactCATACTGAAATATACAGGCCCCAAAATGTGTTTTAGTCAAGTCAAAACTATAACTTCTAACTTTCAGTCTTGAATCTAGTCAGGAGGAAGACAAACAAAATCCAACATCATTTATCAATTGAAAATAGAATATAATCTAACGGAATGTCCCTCCATCAAATGTTGTTCAATGATTTTATGCAGCAAACTTCACGGCAgtttagaatgtttttatttttccttaGGTAAACCCTATTTCAACATCCCATATCCGTCCCCCTGCATGGCTTCGTATTCCCATATCGTGTTACCAGCTTCACCTTGGTATCGTATTCCCATATCATTTCCCCTTtgctattttattcaaaataatttccCCCTAGGTAAGGCATTCTCTCATTTTAACATCTCATACCATTTCTCCTGGTATCGTATTCCCATATCTTTCCACCTGATATCATATTCTCATATTGTTTCCCAACCTTCCCCCCTGGTATCATTTCCCCTCGGTATATGATTCAACTTTTTTAACATCCAATTTTATCACCTTTTGTGAACATCTTTAATTAAGTTAAGTGCCAGACTGTAGTGTGTTGACAATTGACATCGGTGCACTATTAATTAAATTTTACCACGACTTTTACACAAAGCATTTAACTATTCATCCTGGCGAGTCCCGCGAGACATTATCAATTATAAGTTGCTTTCTAGCATGTTCTAATTTACATCTGGAACCTAATATTAATTACATTGTGAATGTTCATAGCGTGGTTTAGTTTTTATACCGTTATAGAAACTTTGGACAGAAAATAGAATTTATTAATTAACAGTCTTTCATAGCTTGAAACGATCGAATCCATCAATACTCCTTTTAGATTTATCTCTCCCTAATTTACATCTCGAAAGCATGGCATTTTCAAAGGGTTTTATGTTTTGGATTGCATGCATCACAAAGCATTAAAGAAATTGCTGTGTATTTTTGTACATGCTTAAAGTCTAAAAGATAGTCTGTGTACTCTTTTGTGTCCATTTATCAATGTTTAACTTGTTTCTTTTCATTAAACAATTATTGCATAATGTTCAAGAGTAAATTCAcagttcattatatatatacatatattagaTATCCATTTAATTTCCCTTTTtcaatacaaaaatattgtatGAATTTCAAGAGTGAATTCACTGTTCATTTTATAAGataaatatgtatgtatatattagAACTCCCGTGGTatcattcagtggcggatccagaaattttcataagtgggggcccactgactgacctaagagggggcccgctccagtcacgcttcagtgattccctataaaagcaaccattttttttcccaaaaagggggggccccgggccccctgccccccccccctaaatccgcctctgtcaTTCGTCTAAATATCAGCCCAGTAATGTTAGATCTTTAAAGCGGAAGCACTCACTGTACTTATAGATATTTTAACGCGAGTATTGGGCAATATGAACTATTCGCTCTTAATACGTAACTCTTCCGTCATTAATCGGTTATATAATCTTGAACACAATACATCATGGTagtaaaaacaactttttaatgcGACACTTTGATTTCTATAGTACTGTATTAAGTCTTTCTATTGATTGTAAACACAATCTTTTCTTAAAGAGTTATAAAGTTTCCAACTTATCACAGCGGGCATCCTtttcattacaaaaataaaactatcgatttaagaaataattcgaTTTTCTCTTGTTACGTATTCGAAAGATGTTGTGTTAATACTTTAATTCGTATTTAGATCACGTTTTTATATGGGAATACTTGCACTTTAAAAGgaagctaaaaaaaaaaggcgtATGGATGTGCGTCAATTGGACCGGAACCCAAgacaaaagaaaaacatcaagAGTTCGACATATGGTCTGTGTactcttttgtttttatatcaaacTCGGTCAAGCAGCGTGATGTTTCCGAATGTAAGTGCATTTGGAATAAGTTTTGTATGAATCTATTAAAAAAAGTATAGAATGCCCTAATCTCTTCCCAAGACCAATCATAAATAATTATAGTTTATTGAAATAATGTATAGTAATACCCAAACGGGGTTGATGGCATAATACAATATTGAAATGCTTGGAAGGATAATATTTCAGGTCAAAGAGCTCCAATTTCGGATTCATTGGCCTAAATCCATAACATTCATTAAAGAATATAATCCTATTATCCTCAAAATAAATTATTAGTTTACTATTAAATATTGCACAAAACGGCTTTATCATTACACAAAAACCAAATTAAATTGAAGTGAATAAGATATTAGGGAAACTACTGTTAATAATTCATCATTCTGTGTGTGTAGTAAACTAGAAAACAATGGTCTTACgaatttagggagctaccatttgatttttatggggggtttaggatgaaaaattttgtcctgcattttttttagctgtaaggcagcaaccatttgattttctgggggggggggggggctatggttttttttggaaaaaaaagtttgtttccagtttttggagaaaaaaataatttgtttttgattctgagaaaaaaaaattgtttgtttcaccctcagctgccactatatgtaatgctaaaattgaaagaaaaaaattgttttcgacttgtcgcaaaaaaaatagattgtttttcgccgcaggcgaaaaaaaaagtttgtacagaaaaaaaaaccatagccccccccccccagaaaatcaaatggttgctgcctaatctctgtcctgcctttttatttttcactctgttcggtcctgcctttttttttatagtttatcctgacttttttttacctaaattgtcgtcctgactattttttttgcaagtgtctcatcctgcctttttttttactcaaaactcctgtcctgcctatttttttcaaatttcatcctagcccccaccccccacccaaaCGTCTTACAAGTATGCAAGTACACTTGCACTTTTACATCTTCCCACATTTAATGTCAGATCGCGTTAGGACAGCTACAACATTAGCTGATTTAAGATAGCCACGTCTTAATAAACCAGTCCAAAACATTAATTGATGTAAAAGGTACACAGCAATTGATGACAGAAACGTTTAATGCAATTACACGTGACGTAATACAACAAACTTGACACGTTAGGCCATGTCTATTTGTTTTGCGTTTACTGcgttttttatacatgtataatttccAAAACCTATAACAGCAaacaagaaaaaaagacaaaagaaaaattgaaacacgttattaacaatactttttattttatttttaaacgattttatgacatacaatgtatatttgtgtttatttttttttacccaaGACTGTCTAAATCCTATCATTTGGGCGGAAAACAAAGAAAGACACTTGTGTTGCCTAAAATTAACCTAGCACCAATCTACGATGGTGTATATTTAGAAGTTCATGTTTATTATTATCAAATGTCAGGACACAGATGAGTATAGCGAATTGTGCTAAAAACACAGATAGCTGTTTTGATTGCAGACAAGTACCGATCGTGATATACAGGAACTGGACTGAAATATTAGGCGCCAATAATCTGCTGTTGTTGTCAATACATTTGGCGCCGAAATGGAAGTGAAGGTCATTGACCCGTCGAATGTCAAAACTGCAGCGTATATAGTAACCACAAGTATTTGGTTACCTAAACGCATGTCTGCTAATGACATTACTTTAGATGAATAACCTTCACCTTTGGGCGTAGTTGGTTGGCACTTTATCTCATGTGACAAGACAATTCCCATTGTTCCATGCATTGATTGGCAGCGTAAAACGAccaaacaaaagaaatatatatttattttcggattaaataatttgtaaaatttacgCAACAACGCTACCGCAGTAAacataaaatggataaaaaagagCCATCAGCGTTATTTTGTAATTTGCAGCAGACGTGACAATCTTAAGCAATAATCCATGGCTAGAAGGATCATTTCAAGTATCAACTTCATACATACCATCCCTTTCGGTCATAAATTCTATATAATTCAGCATTTAATCATCAATGTCCTTTTTATAGTGAATGATGCTCGACATAGAGAAAAATGCTGATGAAAGCATTTTTCTGTTCATTAAAGCTCAAATAAATCTTTATTACTTTTATATTGATACGAAATTGTCGTTGAGGGCTGTTAATTTCACGCCGATGGCATCGAAACGTGACTTTGTACACAATTTGAGTTTATGCCTTTGCAAATGTGTCAAACATTTTGCTCTCCAGATGTAATTCATTTGATACAAATTAATGGAAtaatttaattcattatttttagCATCTGCCTTTAAAGTCTCAGATATGCAAAACACCGTTATATCTGGTGTATCCTCTTATGATCGTTTTCGGAAGAGTTATATCCCCTAGAACGACTTCCGTTTGATCTTTTTCCAAAGAGTTTTCtttcttaacatgcttaatagTCCAACTCCTTTTGATCTTACTAGTTAACGTTTATCAATATAACTAGGGCATTTCATACCATCAAtacatttattgttatatttcaaataaaaacacgTTACAGTTGTTTAACAAAAGAGGAAACATCTTAAAATATCTCGTAAAAACTATATTTTATACAGATTGGAGGCGATAAATGAAAATGTCCCCTTTAAACACATGTATGACTCACAATCGACAATTTTGCTGACTAAAATCAGATCCCTTAGGCAACAAAAGTCCACTTAAATTCATAATCAAGTAATATAgattacattttaaatttaaatttcactTAAAGCCATATAAATCTACATATGGTGTGATCGCATGCCTTATTCCTTGACGTCTTGCACCAATAAACAACTAACCTATTTTCCATATGATTGATTATGGCACAAAATATAATCTCTTATGAGGGAACATCGTTTTTTTTTCTcgacagaataaaaaaaatcttataaaccTTAGTTTCGaataaaaagaaacatgtattTAATAGCAAGTTATTGTAAGGAAATTGGTGTCTGATAAATTGTATAACAATGCCTAAAACAAATAAAGCGATGTTTGCATTGGTCATCCCTTTATTCTGAATGTCACAATTCTTTGTTTGGAACCTACCATATCTTTTGTTCAAAATAATTTCTTGTGTATGCATATATTCTTGATTCAGCATAAGTTAAAAATTATAATCCACTTTATCTAATTGtgtctttcaattttaattatttacttaCCATCGAAATAAGAATAACTATAACTGTCATTCAACGAAACCCCTGATGACGTAGACATTTCTTCATAATCACGTGATCCAATTGAACCGGAAGGTCGCCTGGATCGGGTTTTTGTAAATGCAGGTACGTCCATCTCAAGGTTACTATGCGCGTGCCCAGAATGATGGCGATTGGTATCACTCAAGTATCTTTGTAAAATAGTCTGTTTGAATTTATTTTGAGATCCTGTTTCGTGCTGCGTTTTAAGGGGCCCTATAAAGTCGTGCTCTAACAAGGGGCCCCTTGTGGGAGTTTGAGATCTAGAGGGAACGACGTCTTCCATCGGTTCATTTTGTTCAATTTGTCCTTGCTGATTTTCCTTAGGAATCTGTCGACCATCatctgaaatttaaataaaaatcatgtcATGTGATATACATATGAAAACCTTAATTCTAGTGATAAccttgaaaaataataaaatgcatCACGGTATTTACGggttaaaacatgaaatccaatGATCATATAAACAACTACTACTAAAAGTATTGAAGAAGGCGTTTAACTACCTTGACTACCCATTATGGTCGCGCACAGTGCAGAAAAAAGTGTTGAATTTCATACAAATCAATTTTTTAGGCGCACTCAATCCTGAACTTGAcctttacttttatttatttcttaaatcCTTCAAGATATTAAAAGTCATATCATATCAATTTTCAGCTAACATTGATAAAGGTAGTCCGTTCTCAGTGCGTGCAATATGGCGGTAAACTTGATATAAGATCTGATTAATTAGGCATGTACTAAAAGGTGGAGTGGAGTATTGGAGTCCCCGAGTGGAGTGGTGGAGTGGTTTTTATAGCTAcacatgtttacaaaaatatcttataaactcTATGTATTCAATCCGTGACTCCACTTAAAAACTCCAACATTCCACCATTCCACTCCACTCCACTCCACCTTTTAGTACATGCCGATTAATTTATGCCAGTCGTTTGTCAGTCATTAAAAGTTCACAACCGTgtataaaatttgtcatttatgaATGATATACTAGTTTTAATAACAGTTTACGTGTAGTATACTTGTAACATCTGGTTGGGGTCCTTTCATGTAGgctcatatacaatgtatataaataacCACATGTTTATATTCATCATGGATATTCGAACCTAAATGATTTTTCTAATGCAGAAAAGATAAACATGTGCACCCTTGAAACCTtgacataatacatgtaatatttaaggaatgactctaatattttttctgtctatgaagaaataacacaaaaaatttggtgcacactgaataacgctcgtagcgggttatttaaaagtgtgcaccacattttttatgttatttcgaatggacagaaaaaatattacagtcatttcttataatttaattctgaattccattttaaaccgtagaaaaccatgaaaaaacgttgatgacgtcacggtcacatgactaaattatgtctatgggcttataacaaaataacgtcagcctaCAGCACCTTATAACAAACTTCTTATATTCGTTGATCACGACAgggaaaataaatgttatataattaaaGTTGTATTACTAAATGCATTGCATAAAGATAAAGATAGAGATTTCGAATCCAAAATTAAGAATTGTTACGTAAATATGACTATACATAAGATAAACATAAACATTGCATTTGATGTATGAACCCGCGCGTATATTTATAAAACAGCCGCCATTTTGTGTTGTCATTTATTAGCTAATATTATACATTCCAGATGTATTCCACCAAGGTCAAGTTCTTATCGCATCCCTGACATTCAGCTCTGCTTGGTGAACGCCCTGTTATATGATGATGTAAACAAGTCTTGAATTGACCTCAGACGCATGAAAAACATCTTCGCGCCATTTTACTACTACATTATGTAACACGTGACAGCCGAAGTTGGGATAACATCAATGAGATTGCATCATAAAGTGACACCTGTCTTCTGCTATTGTATTCCACGTCGAAGAGAGaacaaaactttcattgaaaccaAATGACGTAAAGGTTGGAACTATGTAGCAAAATACTAAATAAAACCACAACttcagagaccaaaatgacgtcatattttgcaATAAtgtagccttcaacaatgaacaaaacttgAACTTACTAGTACTCGtacaaatgatttttcaagagcgACTTGTCCCATATTCGGCACTGTTTAGTAGTTTACCCTGTACTTCAAAATAAAACCGTCTCATTTCCCCACACTTCAAATAAAACGCACCTCATTAACAATGTCACATAAAGAAATTAACTGATAAAGATCTCATTTCAGAAATGCAAATCATTTTAAAACTTATCAAATGTCATCTTTATCAAGATGTGGACCCCATGCAAACAATGGACAGGTGTGAATGATGGGGACATGGGGTTATACAACACAACAGTCTTTTATCTTGGCGTGTGTCAACGTTTAGATGTGCGATAGTTTAACGAGATTTCAAAGGTCAGGgttaaaataattcacaaaatgGTTTAAAACAAAGGCAATCAAACAAAGGATACCATCGCAAATAAATCAAAACGTCGGTAACTTAATAAACATAATGAAATATTAGTAACAAAGAAATTGCCTTTGAAAAAATATCGCGTTTAAAATCCAAAGCAGTTATGCTTGTTCTGCGTTCGACAAAGAGCCTTTGTTCTCCGTTCTATAGGTTTTCaactttttgtttcttttgtgcTTCGTATTGCTTTGGAATTAAAACCCGTggttaaaaagtcaaacaaaGAAATTAAGACATCAACATGTGGAAACAAGTTAGTACATAAGCAGCTGATAATGATCGCTTCAGGtttgttatgataaataaaaaaaaaggggggcggggTTTTATTACAAGTTTTTCATCACTTAACTTAACCAAGAATGTAGGCAATTGATTTTATCCATTTCGCACTTACAAAATGTCCATAAAGACATTCATCACTGTAAAAATTGCTAGTAAAATCCTTTTATCGAAGACATATCATTGAAGACATACAACTAAAAGATAACTACAAACACTCATGCAGAGAAAGATAAATGATAACACAATCAGTTATCGCAGTACTAATTTACTGACCGCTGTCTGAGAGGAAATAAAAACGTCAATTTACTGTAAAGCTGATTCAGCATCTATACATACTGTCCAGGGCTCCTTTATCGATTACACATTATCGGCTATAAACCGTGAAAACAAATGTACATtgtgtgtaataaaaaaaaaacagtaataagCTTTGACCAGCCATGTAAACACGTAGGATGTATATTAAGCGAggttgagaattgtctcattagctATCACCCCCCCCCCTCATATACTCTATTTATCGCAAAATTTGCGAAATTCAATCCCTTGTGAGAATTTCCCACTTTAATACAAAACGCGGTATATATACGAGGATCTGAATGGGTGCCTTCATTTCTCTACAATTTATTCTATGGCTAATTATTCAGCACGTTCTTTCCTATTAAAATcaattct
Proteins encoded:
- the LOC143059037 gene encoding homeobox protein Mohawk-like gives rise to the protein MDRSEGYSRDKLLMCEKDLNLGLTHTPYTVNNGNISDTFASVRSLRTRNQRKVYPIKVRQKRQTMQTMTRPLKQWLCSNRHNPYPSKRDKEILCNLSSMSLTQVSNWFANARRRLKSTVKGEEFSWSSRVKLYNSHVEGNAELLSISSEDSIFDSDDNTDDGRQIPKENQQGQIEQNEPMEDVVPSRSQTPTRGPLLEHDFIGPLKTQHETGSQNKFKQTILQRYLSDTNRHHSGHAHSNLEMDVPAFTKTRSRRPSGSIGSRDYEEMSTSSGVSLNDSYSYSYFDVSDNSDELESAARRRRISGDVHGRNQDDIHLKEISAVMALTSLARSRSRYPIM